The following is a genomic window from Planctomycetia bacterium.
TCGAAATCGCCGCCTGGGTGGCGGAGCGCGTCTCGATCGCCGGCTCCGAAGAGGAGCATCAGCAGCAGGCCAAGTCGTTGGCGGAACTGGTGACTGCGCAAGAGGAAGTCCTTAAGCAACTGCATGGCGTAGAAGAGCGCATCGAAGAATTGAACGAGCATGATCCGGCGAAGGCAAATCGACCGGATCGTGAAGCCGCGCTCGCGGCCGCAGTCGTCGCCACCGAGGCCGCGCTCGCTGAATTGAAGTTGCCGCATACGGAGAAGGTAGAAGTTACCCAACGCACGGCCGTAGCGGCGATCGGCAACGTGGCGAACAGCCTCAAGAGCCATGAGTGGGCGGCGAAAGTCGGCATTCTGACGATCTTAGTGATCGTCGCCTGGCAGGCGCTTGCGCGCGGGCGACTCAAGATGGTTCCCGCGCCGTTGTTGGCCGTTGTGGCCGCAACGGCCGTGGCGGCTTGGCTGAGCTTGCCGGTGCTGTATGTGGAAGTGCCGGAACGCTTGATGGACGGGCTGCACATCGTCAATTGGACGTCGCTGCGCGATTTGCCGGTGGGCTCGTTAGCGCTGAATGCATTGATGATCGCTGTGATTGCCAGCGCCGAGACTTTGCTCTGCGCCTCCGCGGTCGATCGCATGCACTCAGGCCCGCGCACCAAGTACGACCAAGAGTTGATGGCCCAAGGTATCGGCAACGTGTTCACCGGCATGGTTGGCGGGCTGCCGATGACGGGCGTGATCGTGCGCAGCGCGGCCAACGTGCAGGCCGGCGGCAAGTCGCGGCTGTCGACCATTTTGCATGGAGCGTGGCTGCTGATCTTCGTCGTCGCGCTCGGCTTTCTGTTGAAGCTGATCCCCACGGCGTGCCTAGCCGGCATTCTGGTCTATACCGGCTATAAGCTGATCAATCCGAAGAGCTTCATTACCTTGTGGAAGCAGGATCGCGGCGAAGCGATCGTCTACGCGATCACCGTGATCATGGTCGTCAGCACCGATCTGTTGATCGGCGTGGCGACCGGCATTGTACTGGCTGCGCTCAAGTTGGTACTCACCTTCTCGAACCTGCGCGCCAAGCTACAAGTGAACGCTGCGGAATCTCGTGCAATGCTTTCGCTGGCCGGAGCTGCGACGTTTATTCGGCTCCCGGTGCTGGTCGACGAGCTGGATCGCGTGCCGGCAGGCGTCGAGCTGCATGTCGACTTCCAGCGGCTCGACTTTATCGATCACTCGTGCCTGGAAACCTTGATGAACTGGGCAAAGCAGCACGAGTCGAATGGGGGGCGACTGGTGATCGATTGGGACTCGCTGCACGCGCGCATCGGTCGCGATGCAGCGCATTTGGCGCCGTCGATGGAGTCGCGCCCTCTACCCAGGCCGCATGTGGGCGCGACGAAGGAATAGCCAGGCGCAAGCTATGTGTTTTGTCAAAGTTTGAAGTCCGAGCTACTTGAAAGCGTGGGTGGCTGGGGTCGAGCGTACTCGCTTGCCCCCGGCGCGCTGGATCTGGGGGCGAATGAGTACATTCGACCCCAGCCACCCTGCCAACAGGCTGACGCCCCGCAGAGTTTGCCTGATCGGCATGACCGTTCCATCGCCGCGCGTCGGCCACTCTTTGCGACGGCTTTTGCCGTTGCGACCGTCGTGATCGCTTTGT
Proteins encoded in this region:
- a CDS encoding SulP family inorganic anion transporter, with amino-acid sequence MKDSETKPGFARHWRDDLLASIVVFLVALPLCMGIAIASGAPVAAGLVTGIIGGLIVGSLAGSPLQVSGPAAGLTVIVYELIAKHGIETLGVVVLFAGLIQLAAGAARLGQWFRAVSPAVIHGMLSGIGVLIFASQFHVMVDDKPRENGVRNVATIPEAIAKGLPLPGFVPPEIRAERKNLLRELGDVHERQFEIAAWVAERVSIAGSEEEHQQQAKSLAELVTAQEEVLKQLHGVEERIEELNEHDPAKANRPDREAALAAAVVATEAALAELKLPHTEKVEVTQRTAVAAIGNVANSLKSHEWAAKVGILTILVIVAWQALARGRLKMVPAPLLAVVAATAVAAWLSLPVLYVEVPERLMDGLHIVNWTSLRDLPVGSLALNALMIAVIASAETLLCASAVDRMHSGPRTKYDQELMAQGIGNVFTGMVGGLPMTGVIVRSAANVQAGGKSRLSTILHGAWLLIFVVALGFLLKLIPTACLAGILVYTGYKLINPKSFITLWKQDRGEAIVYAITVIMVVSTDLLIGVATGIVLAALKLVLTFSNLRAKLQVNAAESRAMLSLAGAATFIRLPVLVDELDRVPAGVELHVDFQRLDFIDHSCLETLMNWAKQHESNGGRLVIDWDSLHARIGRDAAHLAPSMESRPLPRPHVGATKE